The following are encoded in a window of Synergistaceae bacterium genomic DNA:
- a CDS encoding ABC transporter substrate-binding protein — MKKFVFALVCVMVFAASSFAAEVVKAYTTMEEPLAKALFDEFEKETGIKVEWVRLSGGEAIARLEAERANPQASIWVGGVGTQHIEAKLRGLSTPYRSRVASSIPSRYRDPENYWTGLYVGPIAFCMNTERAKELGLTMPKSWADLIKPEYAKKVRVAHPSTSGTAYNMITTVIRVFNGDEDKAFAYFKELAKSVEQFTRSGSAPGKSCALGEIPIAIGYLHDQIKLQREGAKIEIAIPSDGTGFETASMSILKGGPDALNAKKLYDWVLGQKAMDIIARWYVIPLSKLATPTSTGFSLDSMNLVNQDDQWDAANKERLLERWNKEISTAPEK, encoded by the coding sequence ATGAAAAAATTTGTATTTGCTCTCGTTTGTGTGATGGTCTTTGCTGCTTCATCATTTGCTGCTGAAGTCGTGAAGGCTTATACAACTATGGAAGAACCGCTTGCTAAGGCACTATTTGACGAATTTGAGAAGGAAACAGGAATCAAAGTCGAATGGGTCAGGCTTTCAGGCGGTGAGGCAATAGCAAGACTCGAAGCAGAACGCGCTAACCCTCAGGCAAGTATTTGGGTAGGAGGAGTCGGGACTCAACATATCGAAGCAAAATTGCGCGGGCTTTCCACTCCTTACAGATCAAGAGTCGCGTCAAGCATTCCATCACGTTACAGAGACCCCGAAAATTATTGGACTGGACTCTATGTCGGGCCTATAGCTTTTTGCATGAACACTGAACGCGCAAAGGAATTAGGACTCACAATGCCTAAAAGCTGGGCAGATTTAATCAAGCCGGAATACGCAAAGAAAGTCAGAGTCGCACATCCCAGCACATCAGGAACAGCCTATAACATGATTACAACTGTTATTAGAGTCTTTAACGGCGACGAGGACAAAGCATTTGCATACTTCAAAGAATTAGCAAAAAGTGTAGAGCAGTTCACGCGCTCAGGTTCAGCACCGGGGAAATCTTGCGCGCTCGGAGAAATTCCTATTGCAATAGGCTACTTGCACGACCAAATCAAATTACAGCGTGAAGGCGCAAAAATTGAGATCGCTATACCCTCCGACGGAACAGGATTCGAGACTGCTTCAATGTCGATTCTTAAGGGCGGCCCCGATGCTCTCAACGCGAAAAAATTATATGACTGGGTACTCGGTCAAAAGGCTATGGACATTATTGCGCGCTGGTACGTTATTCCGCTTTCAAAACTTGCTACACCTACAAGCACAGGCTTCTCACTCGACAGCATGAATCTTGTAAATCAAGACGATCAATGGGACGCTGCCAACAAAGAAAGACTCTTAGAACGCTGGAACAAGGAAATTTCAACAGCTCCGGAAAAATAA
- a CDS encoding iron ABC transporter permease, producing the protein MNKRVINFLLTILFVVLVGFWIYTSVRDEFLKQARDSQRRTVETVSAGFTHENVDEWLKRLAEDSNNYRVVYVENLPMPGEKLESTPRGDSELAKLVEKSASDPEFAKGFDNAAYDEIYRTAKTWTIGDKSDQAIFFAPAENLKTQDVEGALIFAFHTDNEQNFMRMLNTLFFGAFILFAVVIWQLMMSRDPIVGFALAGLFLMTLTFVAYPLFEALRLSFLENGKFSLSVWKSILNSEGYMSALWGSLKLGCWTATFSTLVGFLFAFVVTRTNAPCKKLISTMGVLPVISPPFSLTLSIILLFGNNGLITRWLRVIGLDFSIYGLPGLVLVQTMGMFPIAFLTLTGVLQAIDSTFEEASLNLSAGRLKTFTSITLPLAVPGLLSAWLLVFTTSLADFANPLLLAGDLKVLSLESYIEVTGMLRLGHGAALSILLLLPTLTAFLVQRFWVSKRSYVTVTGKPSGRITELTTPIVRHILTGIIFAIIIFLIMLYGTIFAGCFVKNWGIDYTFSLENITEAITRSTTALFDTVTLAAIATPIAGIIAMIAALLIVRRKFYGKRFLEMLLMTPFALPGTLLGISYLLAFNHAPIILVGTAAIIVINYVIRELPVGIEGGIASLRQIDASIEEAATDLGADQATVFRTIVLPLVRPAFLSSLSYTFVRSMTAVSAVIFLISARWYHITVLIYNFSENLRFGLASVLSTVLIIIVFGAFGIMRLLVRENSNLMKNVT; encoded by the coding sequence TTGAATAAACGTGTAATAAATTTTTTGCTGACGATTTTATTTGTTGTGCTTGTCGGATTCTGGATTTATACGAGTGTCCGCGATGAATTTCTCAAGCAGGCAAGAGACTCGCAGCGCAGAACAGTTGAGACGGTCTCAGCAGGTTTCACGCATGAAAATGTTGATGAATGGCTAAAGCGTTTGGCCGAAGACTCAAATAATTACAGAGTCGTTTACGTCGAAAATCTGCCCATGCCCGGCGAGAAATTAGAAAGCACACCGCGAGGAGACTCAGAACTTGCAAAACTCGTAGAAAAATCTGCGTCCGATCCTGAATTTGCGAAAGGCTTTGACAATGCAGCTTATGACGAAATTTACAGGACCGCTAAAACGTGGACAATCGGTGATAAGTCAGACCAAGCGATATTTTTTGCACCGGCTGAAAATTTAAAGACTCAAGATGTAGAAGGCGCGTTAATATTTGCGTTTCACACTGACAACGAGCAAAATTTTATGAGAATGCTCAACACTTTATTTTTCGGGGCGTTCATATTATTTGCTGTTGTTATCTGGCAGTTAATGATGAGTCGCGATCCTATAGTCGGTTTTGCTCTGGCCGGATTATTCTTGATGACTCTAACGTTTGTAGCATACCCGTTATTTGAGGCTTTGAGGCTTTCATTCTTGGAGAACGGCAAATTTTCGCTGTCAGTCTGGAAGAGTATATTAAATTCAGAAGGTTACATGTCGGCGTTATGGGGAAGTCTGAAATTAGGCTGCTGGACTGCGACATTTTCGACTCTTGTAGGATTCTTATTCGCGTTTGTAGTAACCCGCACAAATGCCCCGTGCAAAAAATTAATTTCTACAATGGGAGTGCTGCCGGTAATTTCTCCGCCGTTCTCGCTGACGTTGTCAATTATATTATTATTCGGCAACAATGGCTTGATTACTCGCTGGCTTAGAGTCATCGGTCTTGACTTCTCGATTTACGGTCTTCCGGGGCTTGTTCTCGTTCAGACAATGGGAATGTTCCCGATAGCTTTCTTGACATTAACGGGAGTCTTGCAGGCGATTGACTCAACTTTTGAGGAGGCCTCATTAAATTTATCAGCAGGAAGACTCAAAACTTTCACGTCAATAACTTTGCCGCTTGCTGTACCGGGATTATTAAGTGCGTGGCTGTTAGTGTTCACGACTTCACTTGCAGATTTTGCGAACCCGTTATTATTGGCCGGCGATTTAAAAGTTTTGTCGCTAGAGTCATATATTGAAGTAACCGGTATGCTGAGACTTGGACACGGTGCGGCACTCTCGATTTTGTTATTATTGCCGACGTTGACAGCTTTTCTCGTGCAAAGATTCTGGGTGTCTAAACGCTCATATGTAACAGTAACGGGCAAACCTTCAGGACGAATCACAGAATTAACTACTCCGATAGTGAGACATATTTTGACGGGAATAATTTTCGCGATAATAATTTTCCTGATAATGCTTTACGGGACAATTTTTGCGGGCTGCTTCGTCAAGAACTGGGGAATTGATTACACCTTCAGTCTTGAAAATATAACGGAGGCTATTACGCGTTCGACGACTGCATTATTTGACACTGTAACACTTGCTGCGATCGCGACACCTATTGCGGGAATTATTGCGATGATAGCTGCTTTATTGATTGTCAGGCGGAAATTTTACGGTAAAAGATTTCTCGAAATGTTGTTAATGACTCCTTTTGCTTTGCCGGGCACGTTATTAGGTATAAGCTATCTGCTTGCGTTCAATCATGCGCCGATTATTCTTGTAGGAACAGCGGCAATTATTGTAATTAATTACGTGATTCGAGAGCTGCCGGTCGGAATTGAAGGCGGTATTGCGTCATTGCGTCAAATTGATGCGTCGATAGAAGAAGCTGCTACGGATCTTGGAGCGGATCAAGCAACAGTTTTCAGAACTATAGTATTACCCTTAGTGCGTCCGGCTTTCTTGTCGAGTTTGTCATATACATTTGTGCGTTCAATGACGGCTGTTAGTGCAGTAATTTTCTTAATTTCTGCGCGCTGGTATCATATAACGGTCTTGATATATAACTTCTCGGAAAATTTGAGATTCGGGCTCGCAAGTGTTTTATCGACAGTGTTAATAATTATAGTTTTCGGAGCATTCGGGATTATGCGGTTATTAGTGCGTGAAAACTCTAATTTAATGAAAAATGTTACGTGA
- a CDS encoding ABC transporter ATP-binding protein, translating to MRAPFSCALSPPVTSSNRFKKGEKIKLANNNSKSVTLENIKKIFWDPQTKQNVAAVGGVSFKLEPGELVTLLGPSGCGKSTILRMLSGFEQPTSGKIMIGDVDVTNMPPNKRDTAMVFQSYGLFPHMNVSQNVAYGLNLRKVPAKERDEKVQKFLEMVGLGQMGLRPPSRLSGGQQQRVALARSLIVEPSVLLLDEPLSNLDALLREQMRVEIRRLQKSLGITAMYVTHDRVEAMSLSDRIIVMKKGFIEQIGTPSDIYRDPVNTFVAGFVGKVAFFPCEVKSVDDSCCVEIKGKTFNAPRWNKDLKPGDKALIMARPESLSISEPGEGVEDGTVTANIYLGNSVETWVHTDLGNVLVQIDNPDVKKIWAEGERVSLSFDPALTKILADDLERE from the coding sequence ATGCGGGCCCCGTTTTCTTGCGCTCTTTCCCCGCCCGTAACTAGCAGTAATAGATTCAAGAAAGGAGAGAAAATAAAATTGGCAAATAATAATTCCAAGTCAGTAACGCTTGAGAACATCAAAAAAATTTTCTGGGATCCTCAAACAAAGCAGAATGTTGCAGCAGTCGGGGGAGTCTCGTTCAAACTTGAGCCGGGCGAACTTGTAACGCTTTTAGGGCCTTCAGGTTGCGGGAAGTCAACAATTTTGCGAATGTTATCGGGATTTGAGCAGCCTACTTCAGGAAAAATTATGATCGGCGACGTTGATGTAACAAACATGCCACCTAACAAGCGCGATACAGCAATGGTCTTCCAGAGTTACGGATTATTCCCTCATATGAACGTATCACAAAATGTAGCTTACGGGTTGAACCTGCGCAAAGTTCCCGCAAAAGAACGCGACGAGAAAGTGCAAAAATTTCTTGAGATGGTCGGACTCGGTCAAATGGGTTTACGTCCGCCGTCGAGGTTGTCAGGAGGTCAGCAGCAGAGAGTCGCACTCGCAAGAAGTCTTATAGTTGAGCCGTCAGTGTTGCTGCTTGATGAGCCATTATCGAATCTTGACGCGCTTTTACGTGAGCAGATGAGAGTCGAAATTCGCCGCCTGCAAAAATCTTTAGGCATTACAGCAATGTACGTTACTCATGACAGAGTCGAGGCCATGAGCTTGTCAGATAGAATTATTGTCATGAAGAAGGGCTTTATTGAGCAAATCGGGACTCCCAGCGATATTTATAGAGATCCTGTGAACACTTTTGTAGCGGGCTTTGTCGGTAAAGTTGCATTTTTCCCGTGCGAGGTGAAGAGCGTTGATGATTCCTGCTGCGTTGAGATAAAGGGCAAAACTTTTAACGCTCCACGATGGAATAAAGATTTAAAACCTGGCGACAAGGCTTTAATAATGGCACGTCCTGAGTCTTTGTCTATAAGCGAACCGGGCGAAGGCGTTGAAGACGGCACAGTAACAGCAAATATTTATCTGGGCAACAGTGTCGAGACGTGGGTACATACAGATTTGGGAAATGTCCTCGTTCAAATTGATAATCCCGACGTTAAAAAAATTTGGGCTGAGGGCGAGAGAGTCTCTTTATCGTTTGACCCTGCATTGACAAAGATTCTTGCTGACGATTTAGAGAGAGAGTAA
- a CDS encoding tripartite tricarboxylate transporter substrate binding protein, with the protein MKKLLAVVVILVIALSSSVAFADYPDKSLTAICPWGAGGGTDSCLRAFCQALEKQLGQTIVVDNKTGAGGVTGHEAIADADPDGYTFGMITFEFVTYKALDVSDYKSYVNYDPLCRLNADPAGITVNKAWAEKNGIKNLKDFITYCKAHPGEVRMGGSSANSVWHIAGGYFMNVAGVQLKMVTYPDGAASAVQAAAQGVDIEGVTVSLAEARSFIESGNLICLGLMAENRINNKVFGDIPTCKEQGIDAFYSTWRGLGLPNGVDNAIRAKLAEACKAAVQDPDFIKYMTNAGLGIAYLDAADFKAFLEQQEEKDVPEAMRAAGIDF; encoded by the coding sequence ATGAAAAAATTGCTTGCTGTTGTAGTGATTCTCGTTATTGCGTTAAGTTCGTCCGTAGCATTTGCTGATTATCCGGACAAGTCTTTAACTGCTATTTGTCCGTGGGGTGCTGGCGGCGGTACTGATTCATGTCTTCGCGCATTTTGTCAGGCACTTGAGAAGCAGCTCGGACAGACTATCGTTGTTGATAACAAAACCGGTGCAGGCGGTGTAACAGGTCATGAAGCTATTGCAGACGCAGATCCGGACGGTTATACGTTTGGCATGATAACATTTGAATTTGTTACGTACAAGGCGCTTGATGTTTCTGACTACAAATCTTATGTAAATTATGATCCTCTTTGCCGTCTTAACGCAGACCCCGCCGGAATTACAGTTAATAAAGCATGGGCAGAGAAAAACGGCATTAAAAACTTGAAAGATTTTATCACATATTGCAAGGCTCACCCCGGTGAAGTTCGTATGGGCGGTTCATCTGCAAATTCGGTGTGGCACATTGCCGGCGGTTATTTCATGAATGTTGCAGGAGTTCAGCTTAAAATGGTTACTTATCCTGACGGGGCAGCTTCAGCAGTTCAGGCAGCAGCACAGGGCGTTGACATTGAGGGCGTAACTGTTTCTCTTGCAGAAGCGCGTTCATTCATTGAGTCCGGAAATCTTATATGTCTTGGACTTATGGCCGAGAACCGCATTAACAATAAAGTATTTGGCGACATTCCAACATGCAAAGAACAAGGAATCGACGCTTTTTACTCGACATGGCGCGGGCTTGGACTTCCGAACGGTGTAGATAATGCAATACGCGCGAAATTAGCAGAAGCCTGCAAAGCTGCTGTACAAGATCCCGATTTCATAAAGTACATGACAAACGCAGGACTCGGAATTGCATATCTTGACGCAGCAGATTTTAAAGCGTTCCTTGAGCAGCAGGAAGAGAAAGACGTTCCCGAAGCTATGAGAGCCGCCGGAATTGATTTCTAA
- a CDS encoding tripartite tricarboxylate transporter TctB family protein encodes MKRTQTKAFASLVSSIILLIFEVWAYVETTTFKVHRRAFVQPATFPQIMIIGMFIFTVILFLQSLMKVTRGMNEDDYENAIAASINPFTNKGVAAAFFVVILCVLYTYLFDKLGYVLVSACISIIIMWLIGKRDLKIIIPISIIVPLIMWFIFYKLLTVNIPMGVLQPLRDFVDKI; translated from the coding sequence GTGAAGAGGACTCAAACAAAGGCTTTTGCGAGTTTGGTAAGTTCAATAATTTTGCTGATATTTGAAGTATGGGCATATGTTGAGACTACAACTTTTAAGGTTCATAGACGTGCATTTGTCCAGCCTGCTACTTTTCCGCAGATTATGATTATAGGCATGTTTATTTTCACTGTGATATTATTTTTGCAGTCCCTCATGAAAGTAACGCGCGGAATGAATGAAGACGATTACGAAAACGCTATTGCAGCGAGTATAAATCCTTTCACAAATAAAGGTGTAGCAGCTGCATTTTTTGTCGTGATTCTGTGCGTCTTATACACATATTTATTTGATAAACTCGGTTACGTGCTTGTTTCTGCGTGCATAAGCATAATTATAATGTGGCTAATCGGAAAACGTGATCTCAAAATAATTATCCCGATTTCTATAATAGTGCCGCTGATTATGTGGTTTATCTTCTACAAGCTATTAACTGTAAATATTCCTATGGGCGTGCTTCAACCTCTGCGCGATTTCGTAGACAAAATTTAA
- a CDS encoding tripartite tricarboxylate transporter permease, with translation MNWSLLFESYVNVFSSVQVIGMTFLGALGGILLGAVPGMTATMGVALLIPFSFGMDLIPSIGLLLGIYCGGMYGGSISAILIHAPGTPSAAATLLDGYPMCQKGQAGKALSIAMFASFCGGVLGALVMTFLSPLVAQMAMKFTSAEMLMLAFFGLSVIVSISGKSIAKGLISAFFGLLLATVGQDPTYGAKRFVFGFRPLLSGFSFIPTLIGLFAIAEVIAGVERIITGEEKQQKSEEKITNVLPDLKTIAQIWPNIISGGIIGTFIGAIPGAGGDIAVFVSYGFNKSTSKHPELWGTGIPNGVAATESANNGCSGGAMIPLLSLGVPGDAVTAVLLGAFIMKGIQPGPMMYVNELPTVYRVFAALMLANLAMLVVGCAGVRFFAKIVSVEKKMLYPIILVVSLLGAFSINKNIFDVGVCVLFGVVGYLMNKFEFPLSPILLALILGPMCEQNFVRFVDVNNGNFWEILNRPIAVGFFLVSVATILFSIYNQRKINKREAENRKKLANQ, from the coding sequence ATGAATTGGAGCTTATTATTTGAGAGTTATGTAAATGTTTTCTCAAGCGTTCAAGTTATCGGCATGACGTTTTTGGGTGCGTTGGGCGGGATTCTTTTAGGTGCTGTACCCGGAATGACTGCTACTATGGGAGTTGCGCTGTTAATTCCGTTCTCGTTTGGAATGGATTTAATTCCGTCAATTGGTTTATTGTTGGGAATTTATTGCGGAGGAATGTACGGCGGTTCGATTTCTGCGATTCTTATTCATGCGCCGGGGACTCCGAGTGCAGCTGCGACACTTTTAGACGGTTATCCAATGTGCCAGAAGGGTCAAGCGGGCAAAGCTCTATCAATTGCGATGTTTGCTTCATTCTGCGGTGGTGTCTTGGGTGCTCTGGTTATGACGTTTTTGTCTCCGTTAGTTGCTCAAATGGCAATGAAATTTACGAGTGCAGAAATGTTAATGCTTGCTTTCTTTGGGCTCTCGGTTATCGTTTCAATTTCCGGAAAATCAATCGCGAAGGGTTTAATTTCGGCGTTTTTCGGACTCTTGCTTGCGACAGTTGGTCAAGATCCTACATACGGCGCGAAGAGATTCGTTTTTGGGTTCCGTCCGCTTTTGTCTGGATTCTCATTTATTCCGACGTTAATCGGCTTATTTGCTATTGCGGAAGTAATTGCGGGCGTTGAGAGAATTATTACCGGCGAAGAGAAGCAGCAGAAGTCAGAAGAAAAAATTACAAACGTTTTGCCAGACCTCAAGACAATTGCTCAAATATGGCCTAATATTATTTCAGGCGGAATTATCGGAACATTTATCGGCGCGATTCCTGGTGCAGGCGGCGACATTGCTGTATTCGTCTCTTACGGATTCAATAAGAGTACGTCAAAGCACCCGGAATTATGGGGAACAGGAATCCCAAACGGTGTAGCTGCGACTGAATCTGCAAATAACGGCTGTTCGGGCGGTGCTATGATTCCATTGCTTTCTTTAGGTGTGCCGGGAGATGCAGTAACTGCGGTTTTATTGGGAGCGTTCATAATGAAGGGCATTCAACCAGGACCGATGATGTATGTAAATGAGCTTCCGACAGTTTATCGCGTGTTTGCGGCTCTTATGCTTGCGAACTTGGCCATGTTAGTTGTAGGTTGTGCGGGCGTGAGATTCTTTGCAAAAATTGTTTCCGTCGAGAAAAAAATGCTTTATCCCATTATTCTTGTAGTGTCGCTCTTGGGTGCGTTCTCGATAAATAAAAATATTTTTGACGTGGGAGTATGCGTTTTATTCGGCGTGGTTGGTTATCTCATGAATAAATTTGAATTCCCGCTCTCACCAATTTTGCTGGCATTGATTCTCGGACCTATGTGCGAACAAAATTTTGTGCGGTTTGTTGACGTAAACAACGGAAATTTCTGGGAGATTCTGAATCGTCCAATAGCTGTAGGGTTCTTCCTTGTGTCTGTAGCTACGATTTTATTCTCGATTTATAACCAGCGCAAAATCAACAAGAGAGAGGCCGAGAACAGGAAAAAACTAGCCAATCAATAA
- a CDS encoding 4'-phosphopantetheinyl transferase superfamily protein, whose amino-acid sequence MRTEIHLLDIQDKLNSPVTKYLDYFSPERRKKILRYKFLSDQNRTLWAELLAKKLIADLTGKKFQDIIIKRDSNNKPYHENFYFSLSHSANWVACSIGSEINGVDIEFISSRAKLEIVRRFYLPNEYNAIKFLHDNNRDWERKFFEYWTLKESCLKCLNLHDWSGVDCEKLLSCRENIAGRNFSLNDLVVGCCTVKNFLPESIIIEGGINL is encoded by the coding sequence TTGCGCACAGAGATTCATTTATTAGACATTCAAGACAAGTTAAATTCTCCAGTAACAAAATATCTCGATTATTTCTCGCCCGAACGCCGTAAAAAAATTCTGCGCTATAAATTTCTATCAGATCAAAACCGTACTCTATGGGCCGAACTTCTCGCGAAAAAATTAATTGCTGACTTAACCGGCAAAAAATTTCAAGACATTATCATAAAGCGCGACTCAAATAATAAGCCCTATCACGAAAATTTTTATTTCAGCCTCTCACATAGTGCTAACTGGGTTGCGTGTTCAATCGGCAGCGAAATTAACGGCGTTGACATAGAGTTTATTTCTTCACGTGCAAAATTAGAAATTGTTAGACGCTTTTATTTACCAAATGAATACAACGCGATAAAATTTTTACATGATAATAATAGAGACTGGGAGCGAAAATTTTTTGAGTACTGGACTCTCAAAGAAAGCTGCTTAAAATGTTTAAATCTTCACGACTGGAGCGGTGTTGACTGCGAGAAATTATTATCCTGCCGTGAAAATATTGCAGGACGAAATTTTTCCCTGAATGATTTAGTAGTCGGCTGCTGTACAGTTAAAAACTTTTTGCCCGAGTCTATAATTATCGAAGGAGGGATAAATTTGTAA